The Struthio camelus isolate bStrCam1 chromosome 12, bStrCam1.hap1, whole genome shotgun sequence genome includes a window with the following:
- the SLTM gene encoding SAFB-like transcription modulator isoform X3, with protein sequence MAAAASSPAAAGAPAAPATPAAAVAAVPPTESKKITDLRVIDLKSELKRRNLDITGVKTVLISRLKQAIEEEGGDPDNIEVTVSADTPTKKPTKGKGKKQEADELAGDVSVEEDSFVKESELETQDASDQDGNDELKDFEESVEDENLNSKELPSTEKKRYPDLEPAETTEDAEKDSESQENEGQDVEDYTFPTVHDGEDEENEKEESLAEADHTAHEEMEANTSVKEAEDDNISVTIQAEDAITLDFDGDDLLETGKNVKITDSEASKPKDGQDTISQSLEKESKDYEMTENHKDGKKEDCVKGDPVKKEARESSKKAESGDKEKDTLKKGPSSTGASGQAKSSTKDSKESKTTSKDDKGSASSVSGSSGSSTRNLWVSGLSSNTKAADLKNLFGKYGKVLGAKVVTNARSPGAKCYGIVTMSSSTEVARCIAHLHRTELHGQQISVEKVKGDPSKKELKKESDEKSSSGRNMGDKKSASSDKTSKTPSTKKEEKKSEKSEKKESKEAKKTEGKDEKSDNGSSGPNQESTKKTEEKKRISGKSPGQVVVLDQTKGDQGHTRTVRRGRFDKPQILRNKERIIQDKVKFREYRGRKDILPFEKMKEQRLREHMVRLERIRRAVELRRRREIAERERRERERIRIMHEREECLQRERERLEIERQKLERERMERERLERERVRIEQERRKEAERIAREREELRRQQQQLRYEQEKRNSLKRPRDVDHRRDDPYWNENKKMALDTDARFSHGSDYSRQQNRFNDFDHRERGRYPEGSSVPSSSFDRRERFVNQGEAKKTRPTARREEPGFERYPKNFSESRRNEPPQPRSELRDTDRREVRGDRDERRTVIIHDRPEIPHGRHPRETGSNPPRQTNWKSEGSLSTDKRDGSNFYRGERPERSGREVSGHVRGAPPGSRSSASGYGSREGERGVMGERGGGGQHYNEDRHVVERHSRETGPRKEWHGPSSQGSGYHDTRRMGDGRGGGGMMSPHTSNSSPINRVVQITGNSMQRGSGSGFKPFKGGPPRRF encoded by the exons GTAAGAAGCAGGAAGCTGATGAATTAGCTGGTGATGTGTCAGTTGAAGAAGATTCCTTTGTCAAG GAAAGTGAATTGGAGACTCAAGATGCAAGTGATCAAGATGGAAATGATGAATTAAAGGACTTTGAAGAATCTGTTGAAGATGAGAATTTGAATTCTAAAGAACTGCcatctacagaaaagaaaagataccCTGACTTGGAGCCAGCAGAGACAACAGAAGATGCAGAAAAGGATTCTGAAAGTCAG GAAAATGAAGGTCAAGATGTAGAAGATTACACTTTTCCAACTGTCCAT GACGgtgaagatgaagaaaatgagaaag AAGAAAGCCTAGCTGAGGCTGATCACACGGCTCATGAAGAGATGGAAGCTAACACCTCTGTGAAAGAAGCTGAGGATGATAACATATCGGTTACAATCCAGGCTGAAGATGCCATCACTCTGGATTTTGATGGTGATGACCTCCTAGAAACaggtaaaaatgtgaaaattacaGATTCCGAAGCAAGTAAGCCAAAAGATGGGCAGGATACCATTTCAcagagcctggagaaggaaagcaaggactATGAGATGACTGAGAACCATAAAGATGGTAAGAAGGAAGACTGCGTGAAGGGTGATCCTGTCAAGAAGGAAGCCAGAGAAAGTTCAAAGAAAGCAGAATctggagacaaagaaaaggataCTTTGAAGAAAGGTCCCTCCTCTACTGGGGCCTCAGGTCAAGCAAAGAG CTCTACTAAGGACTCTAAAGAAAGCAAGACAACATCAAAGGATGATAAAG GAAGCGCAAGCAGTGTTAGTGGTAGCAGTGGAAGTTCAACTAGAAACCTGTGGGTTAGCGGACTCTCTTCCAACACAAAAGCTGCTGACTTGAAAAATCTCTTTGGCAAATATGGAAAG GTACTTGGTGCAAAGGTGGTCACAAATGCACGAAGCCCAGGGGCAAAGTGTTATGGCATAGTAACAATGTCTTCTAGTACAGAAGTGGCTAGATGTATAGCACACCTTCATCGAACAGAGCTGCATGGACAACAAATTTCTGTTGAGAAA gtgaaAGGTGATCCCTCCAAAAAGGAATTGAAGAAAGAAAGTGATGAGAAATCCAGTTCGGGTAGAAACATGGGAGATAAGAAGAGTGCATCAAGTGATAAAACGAGCAA AACTCCATCaaccaaaaaggaagaaaagaaatctgagaaatctgaaaaaaaagaaagtaaagaagcCAAGAAAACAGAAGGTAAAGATGAGAAGAGTGATAATGGATCAAGTGGCCCTAATCAAGAATCCactaaaaaaactgaagaaaagaaaagaataa GTGGTAAAAGCCCAGGTCAAGTTGTAGTTCTAGACCAAACAAAAGGAGACCAAGGCCACACTAGGACAGTTAGAAGGGGAAGGTTTGATAAA CCACAGATATTGAGGAACAAAGAGCGTATTATTCAAGATAAAGTGAAATTCAGGGAATACAGGGGTAGAAAGGATATCTTGCCTTTTGAAAAGATGAAGGAACAGAGATTGCGAGAACACATGGTTCGATTGGAAAGAATACGACGAGCTGTTGAACTCCGAAG gcgAAGAGAAATCGCTGAAAGAGAGCGTCGTGAGAGAGAACGCATACGAATAATGCATGAGCGAGAAGAATGCTTGCAGAGGGAAAGGGAACGATTAGAAATAGAAAGACAAAAGCTAGAGCGGGAAAGAATGGAACGGGAGCGTTTAGAAAGAGAACGTGTTCGTATCGAACAG GAACGTCGAAAAGAAGCAGAGCGTATTGCTCGTGAAAGGGAGGAACTTCGTCGACAACAGCAGCAACTTCGTTATGAACAGGAGAAGAGGAATTCTTTGAAACGTCCACGTGATGTAGATCACAG GAGAGATGATCCGTACTGGAATGAGAATAAGAAGATGGCTCTTGATACAGACGCACGTTTTAGTCATGGTTCAGATTACAGTCGCCAGCAGAATAGGTTTAATGATTTTGATCACAGAGAAAGGGGACGATATCCAGAAGGTTCTTCTGTTCCATCATCCTCCTTTGATAG GCGAGAACGTTTTGTAAATCAAGGCGAAGCAAAAAAGACACGCCCAACAGCACGAAGAGAAGAGCCGGGGTTTGAGAGATATCCTAAAAACTTCAGTGAGTCCAGAAGAAATGAACCACCACAGCCAAGAAGCGAACTTCGAGATACGGACAGACGAGAAGTGCGAGGAGACAGAGATGAGAGAAGAACAGTGATAATTCATGACAGACCTGAAATACCACATGGTCGGCATCCAAGAGAGACTGGTTCAAATCCACCTAGGCAAACAAATTGGAAGAGCGAAGGAAGCCTAAGCACAGACAAACGAGATGGCAG taatttttacagAGGCGAGAGGCCAGAACGATCAGGAAGAGAAGTGTCTGGACACGTGAGAGGTGCACCTCCTGGTAGCCGTAGCAGCGCTTCTGGGTATGGAAGCAGGGAAGGAGAACGAGGCGTGATGGGAGAAAGAGGTGGCGGAGGACAA CACTATAATGAAGACAGACACGTTGTTGAACGCCATAGTCGTGAAACTGGACCAAGAAAAGAGTGGCATGGACCTAGTTCTCAAGGAAGTGGGTATCATGACACAAGGAGAATGGGAGATGGCCGTGGAGGAGGTGGCATGATGTCTCCACATACAAG taactctTCACCAATTAATAGAGTTGTACAGATCACAGGCAATTCCATGCAGAGGGGAAGTGGCTCAGGATTTAAGCCGTTTAAAGGTGGACCTCCACGAAGATTCTAA
- the SLTM gene encoding SAFB-like transcription modulator isoform X4 codes for MAAAASSPAAAGAPAAPATPAAAVAAVPPTESKKITDLRVIDLKSELKRRNLDITGVKTVLISRLKQAIEEEGGDPDNIEVTVSADTPTKKPTKGKGKKQEADELAGDVSVEEDSFVKESELETQDASDQDGNDELKDFEESVEDENLNSKELPSTEKKRYPDLEPAETTEDAEKDSESQENEGQDVEDYTFPTVHDGEDEENEKEESLAEADHTAHEEMEANTSVKEAEDDNISVTIQAEDAITLDFDGDDLLETGKNVKITDSEASKPKDGQDTISQSLEKESKDYEMTENHKDGKKEDCVKGDPVKKEARESSKKAESGDKEKDTLKKGPSSTGASGQAKSSTKDSKESKTTSKDDKGSASSVSGSSGSSTRNLWVSGLSSNTKAADLKNLFGKYGKVLGAKVVTNARSPGAKCYGIVTMSSSTEVARCIAHLHRTELHGQQISVEKVKGDPSKKELKKESDEKSSSGRNMGDKKSASSDKTSKTPSTKKEEKKSEKSEKKESKEAKKTEGKDEKSDNGSSGPNQESTKKTEEKKRISGKSPGQVVVLDQTKGDQGHTRTVRRGRFDKPQILRNKERIIQDKVKFREYRGRKDILPFEKMKEQRLREHMVRLERIRRAVELRRRREIAERERRERERIRIMHEREECLQRERERLEIERQKLERERMERERLERERVRIEQERRKEAERIAREREELRRQQQQLRYEQEKRNSLKRPRDVDHRRDDPYWNENKKMALDTDARFSHGSDYSRQQNRFNDFDHRERGRYPEGSSVPSSSFDRRERFVNQGEAKKTRPTARREEPGFERYPKNFSESRRNEPPQPRSELRDTDRREVRGDRDERRTVIIHDRPEIPHGRHPRETGSNPPRQTNWKSEGSLSTDKRDGRGERPERSGREVSGHVRGAPPGSRSSASGYGSREGERGVMGERGGGGQHYNEDRHVVERHSRETGPRKEWHGPSSQGSGYHDTRRMGDGRGGGGMMSPHTSNSSPINRVVQITGNSMQRGSGSGFKPFKGGPPRRF; via the exons GTAAGAAGCAGGAAGCTGATGAATTAGCTGGTGATGTGTCAGTTGAAGAAGATTCCTTTGTCAAG GAAAGTGAATTGGAGACTCAAGATGCAAGTGATCAAGATGGAAATGATGAATTAAAGGACTTTGAAGAATCTGTTGAAGATGAGAATTTGAATTCTAAAGAACTGCcatctacagaaaagaaaagataccCTGACTTGGAGCCAGCAGAGACAACAGAAGATGCAGAAAAGGATTCTGAAAGTCAG GAAAATGAAGGTCAAGATGTAGAAGATTACACTTTTCCAACTGTCCAT GACGgtgaagatgaagaaaatgagaaag AAGAAAGCCTAGCTGAGGCTGATCACACGGCTCATGAAGAGATGGAAGCTAACACCTCTGTGAAAGAAGCTGAGGATGATAACATATCGGTTACAATCCAGGCTGAAGATGCCATCACTCTGGATTTTGATGGTGATGACCTCCTAGAAACaggtaaaaatgtgaaaattacaGATTCCGAAGCAAGTAAGCCAAAAGATGGGCAGGATACCATTTCAcagagcctggagaaggaaagcaaggactATGAGATGACTGAGAACCATAAAGATGGTAAGAAGGAAGACTGCGTGAAGGGTGATCCTGTCAAGAAGGAAGCCAGAGAAAGTTCAAAGAAAGCAGAATctggagacaaagaaaaggataCTTTGAAGAAAGGTCCCTCCTCTACTGGGGCCTCAGGTCAAGCAAAGAG CTCTACTAAGGACTCTAAAGAAAGCAAGACAACATCAAAGGATGATAAAG GAAGCGCAAGCAGTGTTAGTGGTAGCAGTGGAAGTTCAACTAGAAACCTGTGGGTTAGCGGACTCTCTTCCAACACAAAAGCTGCTGACTTGAAAAATCTCTTTGGCAAATATGGAAAG GTACTTGGTGCAAAGGTGGTCACAAATGCACGAAGCCCAGGGGCAAAGTGTTATGGCATAGTAACAATGTCTTCTAGTACAGAAGTGGCTAGATGTATAGCACACCTTCATCGAACAGAGCTGCATGGACAACAAATTTCTGTTGAGAAA gtgaaAGGTGATCCCTCCAAAAAGGAATTGAAGAAAGAAAGTGATGAGAAATCCAGTTCGGGTAGAAACATGGGAGATAAGAAGAGTGCATCAAGTGATAAAACGAGCAA AACTCCATCaaccaaaaaggaagaaaagaaatctgagaaatctgaaaaaaaagaaagtaaagaagcCAAGAAAACAGAAGGTAAAGATGAGAAGAGTGATAATGGATCAAGTGGCCCTAATCAAGAATCCactaaaaaaactgaagaaaagaaaagaataa GTGGTAAAAGCCCAGGTCAAGTTGTAGTTCTAGACCAAACAAAAGGAGACCAAGGCCACACTAGGACAGTTAGAAGGGGAAGGTTTGATAAA CCACAGATATTGAGGAACAAAGAGCGTATTATTCAAGATAAAGTGAAATTCAGGGAATACAGGGGTAGAAAGGATATCTTGCCTTTTGAAAAGATGAAGGAACAGAGATTGCGAGAACACATGGTTCGATTGGAAAGAATACGACGAGCTGTTGAACTCCGAAG gcgAAGAGAAATCGCTGAAAGAGAGCGTCGTGAGAGAGAACGCATACGAATAATGCATGAGCGAGAAGAATGCTTGCAGAGGGAAAGGGAACGATTAGAAATAGAAAGACAAAAGCTAGAGCGGGAAAGAATGGAACGGGAGCGTTTAGAAAGAGAACGTGTTCGTATCGAACAG GAACGTCGAAAAGAAGCAGAGCGTATTGCTCGTGAAAGGGAGGAACTTCGTCGACAACAGCAGCAACTTCGTTATGAACAGGAGAAGAGGAATTCTTTGAAACGTCCACGTGATGTAGATCACAG GAGAGATGATCCGTACTGGAATGAGAATAAGAAGATGGCTCTTGATACAGACGCACGTTTTAGTCATGGTTCAGATTACAGTCGCCAGCAGAATAGGTTTAATGATTTTGATCACAGAGAAAGGGGACGATATCCAGAAGGTTCTTCTGTTCCATCATCCTCCTTTGATAG GCGAGAACGTTTTGTAAATCAAGGCGAAGCAAAAAAGACACGCCCAACAGCACGAAGAGAAGAGCCGGGGTTTGAGAGATATCCTAAAAACTTCAGTGAGTCCAGAAGAAATGAACCACCACAGCCAAGAAGCGAACTTCGAGATACGGACAGACGAGAAGTGCGAGGAGACAGAGATGAGAGAAGAACAGTGATAATTCATGACAGACCTGAAATACCACATGGTCGGCATCCAAGAGAGACTGGTTCAAATCCACCTAGGCAAACAAATTGGAAGAGCGAAGGAAGCCTAAGCACAGACAAACGAGATGGCAG AGGCGAGAGGCCAGAACGATCAGGAAGAGAAGTGTCTGGACACGTGAGAGGTGCACCTCCTGGTAGCCGTAGCAGCGCTTCTGGGTATGGAAGCAGGGAAGGAGAACGAGGCGTGATGGGAGAAAGAGGTGGCGGAGGACAA CACTATAATGAAGACAGACACGTTGTTGAACGCCATAGTCGTGAAACTGGACCAAGAAAAGAGTGGCATGGACCTAGTTCTCAAGGAAGTGGGTATCATGACACAAGGAGAATGGGAGATGGCCGTGGAGGAGGTGGCATGATGTCTCCACATACAAG taactctTCACCAATTAATAGAGTTGTACAGATCACAGGCAATTCCATGCAGAGGGGAAGTGGCTCAGGATTTAAGCCGTTTAAAGGTGGACCTCCACGAAGATTCTAA
- the SLTM gene encoding SAFB-like transcription modulator isoform X6 → MAAAASSPAAAGAPAAPATPAAAVAAVPPTESKKITDLRVIDLKSELKRRNLDITGVKTVLISRLKQAIEEEGGDPDNIEVTVSADTPTKKPTKGKGKKQEADELAGDVSVEEDSFVKESELETQDASDQDGNDELKDFEESVEDENLNSKELPSTEKKRYPDLEPAETTEDAEKDSESQENEGQDVEDYTFPTVHDGEDEENEKDKAGSGDGTQEVSKPLPSEESLAEADHTAHEEMEANTSVKEAEDDNISVTIQAEDAITLDFDGDDLLETGKNVKITDSEASKPKDGQDTISQSLEKESKDYEMTENHKDGKKEDCVKGDPVKKEARESSKKAESGDKEKDTLKKGPSSTGASGQAKSSTKDSKESKTTSKDDKGSASSVSGSSGSSTRNLWVSGLSSNTKAADLKNLFGKYGKVLGAKVVTNARSPGAKCYGIVTMSSSTEVARCIAHLHRTELHGQQISVEKVKGDPSKKELKKESDEKSSSGRNMGDKKSASSDKTSKTPSTKKEEKKSEKSEKKESKEAKKTEGGKSPGQVVVLDQTKGDQGHTRTVRRGRFDKPQILRNKERIIQDKVKFREYRGRKDILPFEKMKEQRLREHMVRLERIRRAVELRRRREIAERERRERERIRIMHEREECLQRERERLEIERQKLERERMERERLERERVRIEQERRKEAERIAREREELRRQQQQLRYEQEKRNSLKRPRDVDHRRDDPYWNENKKMALDTDARFSHGSDYSRQQNRFNDFDHRERGRYPEGSSVPSSSFDRRERFVNQGEAKKTRPTARREEPGFERYPKNFSESRRNEPPQPRSELRDTDRREVRGDRDERRTVIIHDRPEIPHGRHPRETGSNPPRQTNWKSEGSLSTDKRDGRGERPERSGREVSGHVRGAPPGSRSSASGYGSREGERGVMGERGGGGQHYNEDRHVVERHSRETGPRKEWHGPSSQGSGYHDTRRMGDGRGGGGMMSPHTSNSSPINRVVQITGNSMQRGSGSGFKPFKGGPPRRF, encoded by the exons GTAAGAAGCAGGAAGCTGATGAATTAGCTGGTGATGTGTCAGTTGAAGAAGATTCCTTTGTCAAG GAAAGTGAATTGGAGACTCAAGATGCAAGTGATCAAGATGGAAATGATGAATTAAAGGACTTTGAAGAATCTGTTGAAGATGAGAATTTGAATTCTAAAGAACTGCcatctacagaaaagaaaagataccCTGACTTGGAGCCAGCAGAGACAACAGAAGATGCAGAAAAGGATTCTGAAAGTCAG GAAAATGAAGGTCAAGATGTAGAAGATTACACTTTTCCAACTGTCCAT GACGgtgaagatgaagaaaatgagaaag ATAAAGCAGGTTCTGGTGATGGTACACAAGAAGTATCTAAACCTCTTCCTTCAGAAGAAAGCCTAGCTGAGGCTGATCACACGGCTCATGAAGAGATGGAAGCTAACACCTCTGTGAAAGAAGCTGAGGATGATAACATATCGGTTACAATCCAGGCTGAAGATGCCATCACTCTGGATTTTGATGGTGATGACCTCCTAGAAACaggtaaaaatgtgaaaattacaGATTCCGAAGCAAGTAAGCCAAAAGATGGGCAGGATACCATTTCAcagagcctggagaaggaaagcaaggactATGAGATGACTGAGAACCATAAAGATGGTAAGAAGGAAGACTGCGTGAAGGGTGATCCTGTCAAGAAGGAAGCCAGAGAAAGTTCAAAGAAAGCAGAATctggagacaaagaaaaggataCTTTGAAGAAAGGTCCCTCCTCTACTGGGGCCTCAGGTCAAGCAAAGAG CTCTACTAAGGACTCTAAAGAAAGCAAGACAACATCAAAGGATGATAAAG GAAGCGCAAGCAGTGTTAGTGGTAGCAGTGGAAGTTCAACTAGAAACCTGTGGGTTAGCGGACTCTCTTCCAACACAAAAGCTGCTGACTTGAAAAATCTCTTTGGCAAATATGGAAAG GTACTTGGTGCAAAGGTGGTCACAAATGCACGAAGCCCAGGGGCAAAGTGTTATGGCATAGTAACAATGTCTTCTAGTACAGAAGTGGCTAGATGTATAGCACACCTTCATCGAACAGAGCTGCATGGACAACAAATTTCTGTTGAGAAA gtgaaAGGTGATCCCTCCAAAAAGGAATTGAAGAAAGAAAGTGATGAGAAATCCAGTTCGGGTAGAAACATGGGAGATAAGAAGAGTGCATCAAGTGATAAAACGAGCAA AACTCCATCaaccaaaaaggaagaaaagaaatctgagaaatctgaaaaaaaagaaagtaaagaagcCAAGAAAACAGAAG GTGGTAAAAGCCCAGGTCAAGTTGTAGTTCTAGACCAAACAAAAGGAGACCAAGGCCACACTAGGACAGTTAGAAGGGGAAGGTTTGATAAA CCACAGATATTGAGGAACAAAGAGCGTATTATTCAAGATAAAGTGAAATTCAGGGAATACAGGGGTAGAAAGGATATCTTGCCTTTTGAAAAGATGAAGGAACAGAGATTGCGAGAACACATGGTTCGATTGGAAAGAATACGACGAGCTGTTGAACTCCGAAG gcgAAGAGAAATCGCTGAAAGAGAGCGTCGTGAGAGAGAACGCATACGAATAATGCATGAGCGAGAAGAATGCTTGCAGAGGGAAAGGGAACGATTAGAAATAGAAAGACAAAAGCTAGAGCGGGAAAGAATGGAACGGGAGCGTTTAGAAAGAGAACGTGTTCGTATCGAACAG GAACGTCGAAAAGAAGCAGAGCGTATTGCTCGTGAAAGGGAGGAACTTCGTCGACAACAGCAGCAACTTCGTTATGAACAGGAGAAGAGGAATTCTTTGAAACGTCCACGTGATGTAGATCACAG GAGAGATGATCCGTACTGGAATGAGAATAAGAAGATGGCTCTTGATACAGACGCACGTTTTAGTCATGGTTCAGATTACAGTCGCCAGCAGAATAGGTTTAATGATTTTGATCACAGAGAAAGGGGACGATATCCAGAAGGTTCTTCTGTTCCATCATCCTCCTTTGATAG GCGAGAACGTTTTGTAAATCAAGGCGAAGCAAAAAAGACACGCCCAACAGCACGAAGAGAAGAGCCGGGGTTTGAGAGATATCCTAAAAACTTCAGTGAGTCCAGAAGAAATGAACCACCACAGCCAAGAAGCGAACTTCGAGATACGGACAGACGAGAAGTGCGAGGAGACAGAGATGAGAGAAGAACAGTGATAATTCATGACAGACCTGAAATACCACATGGTCGGCATCCAAGAGAGACTGGTTCAAATCCACCTAGGCAAACAAATTGGAAGAGCGAAGGAAGCCTAAGCACAGACAAACGAGATGGCAG AGGCGAGAGGCCAGAACGATCAGGAAGAGAAGTGTCTGGACACGTGAGAGGTGCACCTCCTGGTAGCCGTAGCAGCGCTTCTGGGTATGGAAGCAGGGAAGGAGAACGAGGCGTGATGGGAGAAAGAGGTGGCGGAGGACAA CACTATAATGAAGACAGACACGTTGTTGAACGCCATAGTCGTGAAACTGGACCAAGAAAAGAGTGGCATGGACCTAGTTCTCAAGGAAGTGGGTATCATGACACAAGGAGAATGGGAGATGGCCGTGGAGGAGGTGGCATGATGTCTCCACATACAAG taactctTCACCAATTAATAGAGTTGTACAGATCACAGGCAATTCCATGCAGAGGGGAAGTGGCTCAGGATTTAAGCCGTTTAAAGGTGGACCTCCACGAAGATTCTAA